The Vicia villosa cultivar HV-30 ecotype Madison, WI linkage group LG1, Vvil1.0, whole genome shotgun sequence genome includes a region encoding these proteins:
- the LOC131639924 gene encoding geranylgeranyl pyrophosphate synthase, chloroplastic-like: MSAVNLNTWTHSNFMFNQVTATRFRSRSTSPSFYFTKIPSTIKPQQTHNQFMNSNSSFSVSALLTKQETIETEEKPVFDFKSYMIEKATRVNKALDDAVSLREPLKVHDAMRYSLLAGGKRVRPVLCLAACELVGGTESMSMPAACAVEMIHTMSLIHDDLPCMDNDDLRRGKPTNHKVYGEDVAVLAGDALLAFAFEHIAVSTSGVSPARIVRAIGELAKSIGSEGLVAGQVVDINSEGLSDVGIERLEFIHLHKTAALLEGAVVLGAILGGGCDEDVEKLRKFARYIGLLFQVVDDILDVTKSSQELGKTAGKDLVADKVTYPKLLGIEKSKEFAEKLNRDAQDQLSGFDSRKAAPLIALANYIAYRQN, translated from the coding sequence ATGAGTGCTGTGAATCTTAACACATGGACACACTCCAATTTCATGTTCAATCAAGTTACTGCTACCAGATTCAGATCCAGATCCACATCCCCATCTTTCTACTTTACCAAAATACCCTCCACCATTAAACCACAACAAACCCATAACCAATTCATGAACTCCAACTCTTCCTTCTCCGTTTCAGCTTTGCTCACTAAACAAGAAACAATCGAAACCGAAGAGAAACCAGTTTTCGATTTCAAATCCTACATGATCGAAAAAGCTACTAGGGTTAACAAAGCCCTAGACGACGCCGTTTCGTTACGCGAGCCTCTCAAAGTCCACGACGCTATGAGATACTCTCTCCTCGCCGGCGGGAAGCGCGTCCGCCCCGTTCTCTGCTTAGCCGCTTGCGAACTCGTCGGAGGCACCGAATCCATGTCGATGCCGGCCGCCTGCGCCGTCGAAATGATCCACACTATGTCGCTCATCCACGACGACCTCCCTTGTATGGACAACGACGATCTCCGCCGCGGAAAACCGACTAATCACAAAGTCTACGGAGAAGACGTCGCGGTTCTCGCCGGAGACGCGTTACTCGCTTTCGCCTTCGAGCATATTGCCGTTTCTACATCCGGCGTTTCTCCGGCGAGAATCGTCCGCGCAATCGGAGAGCTCGCGAAGTCGATCGGCTCCGAAGGACTCGTCGCCGGTCAAGTCGTCGATATAAACTCCGAAGGTTTATCCGATGTGGGAATAGAGAGGCTCGAGTTCATTCACCTCCATAAAACCGCTGCGTTGTTAGAAGGTGCCGTAGTTCTCGGTGCGATTCTCGGTGGTGGTTGCGATGAAGATGTTGAAAAACTGAGAAAATTTGCTAGGTATATAGGTTTATTGTTTCAGGTTGTTGATGATATTCTTGATGTCACGAAATCTTCGCAAGAATTAGGTAAAACGGCTGGGAAAGATTTGGTGGCTGATAAAGTTACTTATCCAAAGCTTTTGGGGATTGAAAAATCTAAAGAATTTGCTGAGAAATTGAACAGGGATGCACAGGATCAGCTTTCTGGATTTGATTCTAGGAAAGCTGCTCCTTTGATTGCTCTGGCTAATTACATTGCCTATAGGCAAAActaa